The Lutra lutra chromosome 15, mLutLut1.2, whole genome shotgun sequence genome includes a region encoding these proteins:
- the LOC125085883 gene encoding SLAM family member 9-like: MGPCSEDPHLCGASWLLRFTGLLLSVCSAVTQSPGARGSALDDSGNPLPLKGTLGASVWFHMIKNPELPPGAKLESITWGIINQKIYTPVLQVSPGGDVLQWVNFQDKFQKRVHVLNTTTLRIDNLTLEDSGLYRAQESYTRGRQYDQDFHLMVYEPVPLPQIRTTDLSLTPDWCNLTLECVLTRTREDLMVSWESKGLPRELEQRPAPGPSPNPWTLAVNLPLSRPSPSLTCVVSNQEDQKTVTLELGDVCGHGQTSAAHLRNILVPVVVVLLILGAGLYLWKKHGNKKTMEPGRGTGSQEETRDPDDGIHYAELSQQESGDHRDKGREEPHLEEENSLTTVYSEVRRPGQDMTMI; encoded by the exons ATGGGCCCCTGCTCAGAAGACCCCCACCTGTGCGGGGCCTCCTGGCTCCTGCGATTCACCGGCCTCCTCCTCA GTGTCTGCAGCGCTGTGACCCAGAGTCCTGGAGCCCGTGGGTCTGCCCTGGACGATTCTGGAAACCCTCTTCCTCTGAAGGGGACTCTGGGAGCTTCTGTGTGGTTTCACATGATCAAAAATCCAGAATTACCTCCAGGAGCCAAGCTGGAGAGTATTACTTGGGGCATTATAAATCAAAAAATCTACACACCCGTACTCCAAGTTAGTCCCGGGGGAGATGTTCTACAATGGGTCAACTTCCAGGACAAGTTCCAGAAGAGGGTCCATGTGCTCAACACAACGACCCTGAGGATTGACAACCTGACCCTTGAGGACAGTGGGCTGTACCGGGCTCAAGAGTCCTATACGAGAGGAAGACAATATGACCAGGATTTCCACCTGATGGTCTACG agcctgtgccccttccccagaTCCGGACCACGGATCTGTCCCTCACACCAGACTGGTGCAACCTCACCTTGGAGTGTGTCCTCACGAGAACCAGGGAGGACCTGATGGTGTCCTGGGAGAGCAAGGgtctccccagggagctggagcAGAGACCGGCCCCAGGaccatcccccaacccctggaCACTGGCTGTGAACCTGCCCCTGAGCCGGCCGAGCCCCAGCCTCACCTGTGTGGTCAGCAACCAGGAGGACCAGAAAACTGTCACCCTGGAACTTGGGGACGTCTGTGGTCATG GACAGACCAGTGCTGCCCACTTGCGAAACATCCTGGTGCCTGTTGTGGTCGTGCTGCTGATCCTCGGAGCTGGACTGTACCTTTGGAAGAAACATGGGAATAAGAAGACCATGGAGCCTGGGAGAG GGACAGGATCACAGGAGGAGACCAGGGACCCAGATGATGGCATCCACTATGCAGAGCTGAGCCAGCAGGAGTCTGGAGACCACAGGGACAAG GGTAGGGAAGAACCACATCTAGAAGAGGAGAACTCTCTCACTACTGTCTACAGTGAGGTCCGCAGGCCAGGCCAGGACATGACCATGATTTAA